The following are encoded together in the Bacteroidales bacterium MB20-C3-3 genome:
- the tnpB gene encoding IS66 family insertion sequence element accessory protein TnpB (TnpB, as the term is used for proteins encoded by IS66 family insertion elements, is considered an accessory protein, since TnpC, encoded by a neighboring gene, is a DDE family transposase.) has protein sequence MFSLNDSMRYLLYSEPTDMRKSYHTLSGLVTNNMGLNVRNGDVFIFVNKARNRIKLLHMEPGGLVIYSKLLEEGRFRLPSRDPEQGSVKMNWLDLVMMVEGVMDDPATRLRRLKRVNI, from the coding sequence ATGTTTAGTCTTAATGACAGCATGCGTTACCTTCTCTACAGTGAGCCCACAGATATGCGCAAGAGTTACCACACCCTGAGTGGTCTTGTAACAAACAATATGGGACTCAATGTACGCAACGGAGATGTCTTTATCTTCGTTAACAAGGCCCGTAACAGAATCAAACTACTTCATATGGAGCCAGGTGGTCTTGTTATCTACTCCAAACTGCTTGAAGAGGGTCGTTTTCGCCTTCCTTCAAGAGATCCTGAGCAAGGTAGTGTCAAAATGAACTGGCTTGACCTGGTGATGATGGTTGAGGGAGTTATGGATGACCCGGCGACAAGATTAAGGCGATTAAAAAGAGTAAATATTTAG
- a CDS encoding heavy metal translocating P-type ATPase encodes MLIAGIIFSTADLSFFSNNWIRLAWYIIAYIPVGIPVIIEAWESIRQKDIFSEYTLMSIATIGAFFIGEYPEGVAVMLFYAVGELFQDSAVNRAKRSISALLDVRPETATVIKMDKTETVSPENVNVGDIVEVKVGERVPLDGILLNESASFNTSALTGESVPRTIRKSEEVFAGMILTDNVSRIEVTKPFGMSALARILDLVQNATEKKAPAEQFIRKFARIYTPIVVALAALIVLLPLAYSAINPTFDYVFYDWIYRGLVFLVISCPCALVISIPLGYFGGIGAASRNGILFKGSNYLEAITKVNTVVMDKTGTLTQGVFSVQKIVPANHIIETDLISLVASIETQSTHPIAKAIVEYANQQNLEVIKPEIVNEIAGYGLQASIDKKIVLVGNPKLLIKNSIEFPVEITTIPETIVVCAIDGLYAGYILVADAPKEDAAVAINALRELGIKNIVMLSGDKQAIVSKLATELNIGQAYGDLLPEGKVEYVEQLKSNPLNNIAFVGDGINDAPVLAMSDVGIAMGGLGSDVAIETADVIIQTDQPSRIATAIRIGKATRRIVIQNISLAFGVKLIVLILGAGGVATLWEAVFADVGVSLLAILNAIRILRMKL; translated from the coding sequence ATGTTAATAGCAGGCATAATCTTTTCTACCGCAGACCTGTCTTTCTTTTCAAATAATTGGATAAGGTTGGCATGGTATATAATAGCATATATTCCGGTTGGAATACCTGTAATTATAGAAGCATGGGAAAGTATTCGCCAGAAAGATATTTTCAGCGAATATACATTAATGAGCATCGCAACTATCGGGGCATTCTTCATTGGAGAATACCCCGAAGGGGTTGCCGTGATGCTGTTCTACGCTGTGGGAGAGCTGTTTCAGGATAGTGCAGTAAACCGAGCAAAAAGAAGTATCAGTGCATTGCTTGATGTACGTCCCGAAACAGCAACAGTTATTAAGATGGATAAAACCGAAACGGTTTCGCCGGAAAATGTAAATGTAGGTGATATAGTAGAAGTGAAGGTAGGCGAAAGAGTTCCTCTTGACGGAATTTTACTGAACGAATCGGCATCTTTTAATACTTCGGCACTAACTGGCGAGAGCGTTCCCAGAACGATACGGAAAAGTGAAGAAGTATTTGCTGGTATGATACTTACTGACAATGTATCAAGAATTGAGGTTACAAAACCGTTCGGCATGAGTGCTTTGGCTCGTATTCTTGACCTTGTTCAGAACGCAACCGAAAAGAAAGCACCTGCTGAACAGTTCATTCGTAAGTTTGCCCGAATATATACTCCGATAGTGGTCGCATTGGCAGCACTGATTGTATTGTTGCCATTAGCATATTCTGCTATCAATCCCACATTCGATTATGTCTTTTATGACTGGATTTATAGAGGGCTTGTATTCTTGGTAATATCTTGTCCGTGTGCATTGGTAATAAGTATTCCGCTTGGCTATTTTGGCGGTATAGGAGCCGCTTCGAGGAATGGTATATTGTTTAAGGGAAGCAACTATCTGGAAGCAATTACAAAAGTCAATACGGTGGTAATGGATAAAACGGGAACGCTGACACAAGGTGTTTTCAGTGTTCAGAAGATAGTCCCTGCAAACCATATTATTGAAACAGACTTAATAAGTCTCGTTGCTTCAATAGAAACGCAAAGTACGCATCCGATAGCTAAAGCGATTGTTGAATATGCCAATCAGCAGAATCTTGAAGTTATTAAACCGGAGATTGTAAATGAAATTGCAGGCTATGGGCTTCAAGCATCAATCGACAAGAAAATAGTATTGGTAGGTAATCCCAAATTATTGATTAAAAACAGTATTGAATTTCCTGTGGAGATTACTACAATACCCGAAACGATTGTTGTTTGTGCCATTGACGGGCTATATGCAGGCTACATCCTTGTGGCGGATGCACCTAAAGAAGATGCAGCCGTAGCCATAAATGCTTTAAGGGAATTAGGTATCAAAAATATCGTAATGCTTTCCGGCGACAAACAGGCTATCGTTTCAAAACTGGCAACAGAACTAAACATCGGTCAGGCTTATGGCGATTTACTTCCCGAAGGGAAAGTCGAGTATGTAGAACAATTGAAGTCTAATCCTTTAAATAACATCGCATTTGTTGGCGACGGAATAAATGATGCTCCCGTTCTTGCCATGAGTGATGTAGGTATAGCTATGGGGGGATTGGGTAGCGATGTTGCTATCGAAACAGCAGACGTTATCATACAAACAGACCAACCGAGCCGGATAGCAACTGCAATCAGGATCGGAAAAGCAACCCGCCGGATTGTCATACAAAATATAAGTTTGGCTTTCGGCGTAAAACTTATTGTGTTGATTTTGGGCGCAGGAGGGGTTGCTACTTTATGGGAAGCGGTATTTGCCGACGTGGGAGTGTCATTATTGGCAATACTAAATGCAATAAGGATTTTGCGGATGAAACTTTAA
- a CDS encoding TolC family protein, giving the protein MKTIIITILILFTGITLNAQTNINSVLTSIEENNTTLKSLRESADAQKLENRTGIYLDNPEVGFNYLWGNPTDIGNRTDLSVSQTFDIPTITGMKGRLANGRNDLVEWQYKSDRMNILLEAKQYCTELIYYNALKKELDLRLQHAQTIASGYKERMDRGDANILEYNKVSLNLSTVQGEISRIDVERNALLSQLKRLNGGIDVVLNDTQYNQVELPLNFEDWYVQAEEKNPVLAYVKQEIEVSKKQVSLSKAMGLPTFSAGYMSEKVVGQRFQGISLGVSIPLWENKNRVKQAKAAVRAAESRQKDSKQQFYSQIQILYNRAFGLKLTADNYRKSLINVNNTDLLKRALDAGEISLLEYMVEIGLYYDTVNQALEAERDYQKAFAELSAVEL; this is encoded by the coding sequence ATGAAAACGATCATAATAACCATATTGATATTGTTCACGGGCATTACCTTGAATGCTCAAACAAATATCAACTCTGTATTGACTTCGATAGAAGAAAACAATACAACATTAAAATCGCTCCGTGAAAGTGCGGATGCGCAGAAGTTAGAAAATAGAACGGGTATTTATCTTGATAATCCGGAAGTGGGCTTCAATTATCTGTGGGGAAATCCCACAGATATTGGGAACCGTACCGATTTGAGCGTATCACAGACTTTTGATATTCCTACCATAACCGGAATGAAAGGCAGGTTAGCTAATGGGAGGAATGATTTGGTGGAGTGGCAGTATAAATCCGACCGAATGAATATTCTTTTGGAAGCAAAACAGTATTGTACCGAATTGATATATTACAATGCCTTGAAAAAAGAGTTGGATTTACGTTTGCAACACGCCCAAACAATCGCTTCGGGATATAAAGAACGTATGGATAGAGGCGATGCAAATATATTGGAATATAACAAAGTAAGTCTGAATTTATCAACTGTACAAGGCGAAATATCCCGTATCGACGTTGAGCGGAATGCCTTGTTATCGCAACTGAAAAGGCTGAACGGGGGAATTGATGTAGTATTGAATGATACGCAATATAATCAGGTTGAACTCCCTTTGAATTTTGAAGACTGGTATGTTCAGGCGGAAGAAAAGAATCCTGTTCTCGCCTATGTAAAGCAGGAAATAGAAGTCAGTAAAAAACAGGTATCGTTGAGTAAAGCTATGGGGTTGCCTACTTTTTCGGCAGGTTATATGAGTGAAAAAGTAGTCGGTCAGCGCTTTCAGGGGATTTCTCTGGGTGTATCAATTCCATTGTGGGAAAATAAAAACAGGGTAAAACAAGCTAAAGCTGCTGTCAGGGCTGCCGAATCACGGCAAAAAGACAGTAAACAGCAGTTTTACAGCCAAATTCAGATATTGTACAATCGGGCATTTGGATTGAAGCTGACAGCCGATAATTACCGAAAATCACTCATCAATGTTAATAATACCGATTTGCTAAAAAGGGCACTTGATGCCGGAGAAATTTCCCTGCTTGAATACATGGTTGAAATTGGTTTGTATTATGATACGGTTAATCAGGCATTGGAAGCCGAAAGGGATTATCAAAAGGCTTTTGCTGAACTATCAGCCGTAGAACTCTAA
- a CDS encoding efflux RND transporter permease subunit, giving the protein MLNKIIKFSLNNRMVVLVASVLLMLAGTYTAVNMEVDVFPDLNAPTVVVMTEAKGMAPEEVERLVSFPVETALNGATDVRRVRSSSTTGFSIVWVEFNWGTDIYRARQIVSEKLSVVKDDLPSNVGNPTLGPQSSILGELMIIGLTADSTSLQDLRTLADWTIRPRLLSTGGVAQVTVIGGEIKEYQILLNPEKMKHYGIGLNEVIEVVTEMNQNAAGGVLYEYGNEYIIRGVLSTNKVSALGKAVIKTVNDIPILLENIADVQIGDKAPKLGIASNDGKPAVLMTITKQPATSTLDLTDKLDESLAELQQTLPADVKISTDIFRQARFIDNSINNVQKSLYEGGIFVVIILVIFLMNARTTVISLVTIPLALVFAILSLKFMGLTINTMSLGGMAIAIGSLVDDAIVDVENVFKRLRENRQKPKEEQKTVLTIVFEASKEVRMPILYSTLIIIASFVPLFFLSGMEGRMLAPLGVAFIMALIASTVVALTLTPVLCSYLLGKPRKGDKPEREPYIVRKVKIVYEKALKWALTHKKWVLGITGGVLVAAVIMFFTLGRSFLPPFNEGSFTISVSTMPGISLAESDKMGRIAENILLSVPEIQTVGRKTGRAELDEHALGVNVSEIEAPFILDKRSKDEVLAEIREKLKVLPGVNIEIGQPISHRIDAMLSGTRANIAIKLFGTDLNKMFALGNQIKASIEDIEGIADLNVEQQIERPQLKIEPKREVMAKYGITLPEFAEIVNIMLAGEVVSQVYEENRSFDLTLKVNDDSRETADRIKNLIVDANGRKIPLGNIAEITSTTGPNTINRENVARKIVISANVAGRDLRGVVNDIQKTVNEEITLPEGYHIEYGGQFESEQAASRTLLITSIFSILVIFLLLYAQFKSINQSAVILLNLPLALIGGVFTIFFTTGVMSIPAIIGFISLFGIATRNGMLLISRYNDLVAEGYSKMESVIHGSLDRLNPILMTALTSGLALIPLALGGDLPGNEIQSPMAQVILGGLLTSTLLNGFIIPIMFLMTNRKMVATEVLEESENENEENNK; this is encoded by the coding sequence ATGTTGAACAAAATAATTAAATTCTCGCTAAACAACCGGATGGTTGTTTTAGTGGCATCCGTATTATTAATGTTGGCAGGAACTTATACTGCCGTTAATATGGAAGTCGATGTATTCCCGGATTTGAATGCACCGACAGTCGTTGTGATGACAGAAGCAAAGGGTATGGCACCCGAAGAAGTTGAACGTTTGGTAAGTTTTCCTGTTGAAACAGCATTGAACGGAGCGACAGATGTGCGCCGTGTGCGTTCATCTTCTACCACAGGATTTTCCATTGTATGGGTTGAATTTAATTGGGGAACGGACATCTATCGAGCCAGACAGATTGTGTCTGAAAAATTATCCGTAGTAAAAGATGATTTGCCCTCCAATGTTGGTAATCCGACATTAGGGCCACAGTCATCCATTTTGGGAGAATTAATGATAATCGGTCTTACTGCAGATTCCACTTCATTACAGGACTTACGAACATTAGCAGACTGGACAATCCGCCCCCGTTTATTATCGACAGGCGGTGTAGCACAAGTTACTGTAATAGGAGGTGAAATTAAGGAGTATCAGATTTTACTTAACCCTGAAAAGATGAAACACTACGGAATCGGGTTGAATGAAGTGATAGAAGTAGTTACTGAAATGAATCAGAATGCCGCCGGAGGTGTTTTGTATGAATATGGAAACGAGTATATCATACGTGGGGTACTTTCTACCAATAAGGTTTCAGCATTAGGTAAAGCAGTCATCAAAACCGTTAATGATATTCCCATACTTTTGGAAAACATAGCAGATGTACAAATAGGAGATAAGGCACCTAAGCTGGGTATTGCTTCAAATGATGGTAAACCTGCTGTGTTGATGACGATAACCAAACAGCCCGCGACAAGCACACTGGATTTAACAGACAAACTGGATGAATCCCTTGCAGAATTACAGCAGACATTACCTGCTGACGTGAAAATTTCCACCGATATTTTCCGCCAAGCCCGTTTCATTGACAATTCAATTAATAACGTGCAAAAATCTTTATACGAAGGAGGGATTTTTGTAGTAATCATATTGGTTATCTTTTTGATGAACGCCCGTACAACCGTTATTTCGCTTGTTACGATTCCGCTTGCATTAGTTTTTGCCATACTTTCCCTTAAATTCATGGGTTTGACTATCAATACCATGAGCTTAGGCGGTATGGCTATTGCTATCGGTTCTTTGGTCGATGATGCTATTGTGGACGTTGAAAATGTATTTAAACGGCTACGGGAAAACAGACAGAAGCCAAAAGAAGAACAAAAAACGGTATTGACCATTGTTTTTGAAGCGTCAAAAGAGGTACGTATGCCTATTCTTTACTCAACGCTTATCATTATTGCCAGTTTTGTTCCTCTGTTTTTCCTTTCAGGAATGGAAGGACGTATGCTTGCTCCTCTGGGAGTAGCATTTATCATGGCATTGATTGCCTCTACGGTTGTTGCTCTTACGCTTACACCTGTATTGTGTAGCTATTTATTAGGTAAACCCCGAAAAGGAGACAAACCCGAACGTGAGCCTTATATTGTCAGGAAAGTGAAAATTGTATATGAAAAAGCCCTAAAATGGGCACTCACTCATAAAAAATGGGTACTTGGTATAACAGGTGGTGTTCTGGTGGCTGCTGTAATCATGTTTTTTACATTAGGTAGAAGTTTTTTACCCCCATTCAACGAAGGTTCTTTTACAATTAGTGTGAGTACAATGCCGGGAATATCCCTTGCAGAATCCGATAAAATGGGGCGCATAGCCGAAAATATTCTGCTTTCTGTTCCTGAAATACAAACCGTAGGACGTAAAACTGGACGTGCAGAACTGGATGAACACGCTTTGGGCGTAAACGTATCAGAAATTGAAGCTCCGTTCATTCTTGACAAACGTTCCAAAGATGAAGTATTAGCCGAAATAAGGGAAAAATTGAAAGTATTGCCGGGTGTCAATATAGAAATCGGACAACCTATTTCACATCGTATCGATGCAATGCTATCGGGAACACGGGCTAATATTGCTATCAAACTGTTCGGAACAGATCTGAATAAAATGTTTGCTTTGGGAAATCAAATCAAGGCTTCTATTGAAGACATTGAAGGCATTGCCGATTTGAATGTGGAACAGCAGATAGAGCGTCCACAATTAAAGATAGAACCGAAAAGGGAAGTAATGGCTAAATACGGCATTACCTTACCCGAATTTGCAGAGATTGTCAATATAATGTTGGCAGGGGAAGTTGTTTCGCAGGTCTATGAAGAAAACAGGTCTTTCGACCTTACCTTGAAAGTGAATGATGACAGCCGGGAAACAGCCGACAGGATTAAGAACCTGATTGTAGATGCCAACGGACGTAAAATACCATTAGGTAATATTGCTGAAATAACTTCGACGACAGGCCCCAATACGATTAACAGAGAGAATGTCGCCCGGAAGATTGTTATTTCAGCCAATGTCGCAGGACGTGATTTAAGAGGTGTGGTAAATGATATTCAAAAGACGGTAAATGAAGAAATAACTTTGCCGGAAGGCTATCATATTGAGTATGGCGGACAGTTTGAAAGTGAACAGGCTGCTTCCCGTACCTTGCTCATCACATCAATCTTTTCTATTTTGGTGATATTCCTGTTATTGTATGCGCAATTCAAGAGCATAAACCAATCCGCCGTTATTCTTCTGAATCTCCCATTAGCTTTAATTGGTGGCGTATTTACCATATTCTTTACTACTGGGGTTATGAGTATTCCTGCTATTATTGGTTTTATATCGCTTTTCGGTATTGCCACCCGAAACGGAATGCTTTTAATATCTCGTTACAATGACTTGGTTGCAGAAGGTTATAGTAAAATGGAAAGCGTAATACACGGTTCATTAGACCGTTTGAACCCAATCCTGATGACAGCATTAACTTCCGGTCTTGCGCTTATTCCGCTTGCTTTAGGCGGTGATCTTCCGGGTAATGAAATACAAAGCCCGATGGCGCAGGTTATTCTCGGAGGATTGCTTACATCTACGCTTTTGAATGGTTTTATAATTCCTATCATGTTTCTGATGACCAACAGAAAAATGGTTGCAACAGAAGTTTTGGAAGAGAGTGAGAATGAAAATGAAGAAAACAATAAATAA